The DNA region TCGATCCGGCGCTGGTCGACGCGGCACGCGGCATCGGCATGTCCCGCGCCCGGCAGTTGCTGAAGGTCGAACTGCCCCTCGCCTGGCCGCCGATCCTCACCGGCATCCGCGTCTCCACGCAGATGCTGATGGGCATCGCCGCCATCGCCGCGTTCGCCTCCGGGCCCGGCCTGGGCAACTCCATCTTCCGGGGCGTCGCCTCCCTCGGCAGCGCCAACGCCCTCAACCAAGTGCTCGCCGGGACTCTCGGCATCGTCGTGCTCGCCCTGCTCTTCGACGGCGCGTACGTCGTCGTCGGGCGCCTTACCACCCCGAGGGGGATACGTGCCTGAGACCTCCACCCCTGAGTCGTCCGCCGCGTCCGGGGCCACGGCCGGCGCCGGGACCGGGGCCGCCGGTCCCGGCGGGGCCGCCGCGTCCAACGGTCCCGGTGGCACCACCGGCGCGACCATCCGCCTGGAGGGCCTGACGAAGCGCTACTCCGGGTCCGGCACTCCCGCAGTCGACGACGTCAGCCTGGAGATCAAGGCGGGCGAGACCGTCGTGCTCGTGGGGCCGTCCGGCTGCGGGAAGTCGACGCTGCTGAAGATGATCAACCGGCTGATCGAGCCGACTTCGGGCCGCATCCGCATCGACGACGAGGACGTCACGGGCATCGACGCGGTCAGGCTGCGGCGCAAGATCGGCTACGCGATCCAGTCGTCCGGGCTCTTCCCGCACATGACCGTCGCGCAGAACATCGCCCAGGTGCCCAGGATGCTCGGCTGGCCGAAGGCGAGTATCCAGGCGCGGGTCGAGGAGATGCTCGACCTGGTGGGGCTCGACCCGGCCGAGTTCCAGGGCCGCTATCCACGGCGCCTGTCCGGCGGGCAGCAGCAACGCGTGGGCGTGGCAAGGGCGTTGGCCGCAGATCCGCCCGTACTGCTGATGGACGAGCCGTTCGGCGCGGTCGACCCCATCACCCGCGACCATCTTCAGGACGAACTGATACGGCTCCAGCACGAGTTGCGGAAGACCATCGTCTTCGTCACCCACGACTTCGACGAGGCCATCAAGCTGGGCGACCGCATCGCGGTGCTGCGTGAGCACTCGCACATCGCCCAGTTCGACACTCCGGAGGCCATCCTCACCAATCCCGCCGACGACTTCGTGTCCGGCTTCGTCGGGGCGGGCGCGGCGCTCAAGCGGCTCAACCTCACCCGGGTCCGGGACGTCGACGTCGTCGACTTCCCCACCGCGACCGTCGACGAGCCGGTGGAGCGGATCTCGGAGATGCTCAGCGCCGGTACGACCAACGAGGTGCTGCTGCTCGACCCGAAGCAGCGTCCGTACAAGTGGCTGCGCCGGGGCGATCTCGCCCACGCCAAGGGCTCGTTGGCGCGTGCGGGCACCCTCGTGCACGACACCGTCACCCGTGACGCGACGCTGCGCGACGCGCTGGAGGCGGTGCTCACCGACAGCGGTGGACGCGTCGCGGTGACGGGCAGGCGCGGCGAGTACACGGGCGTCGTGGACCTGGAGACGCTGATGAACTGCGTGCACGAACTCCTCGACGCCGACCGGCTGGAGGCCATCGAGCACCGGCACAGCCTCAGCGAGGCGGAGGCGAAGCGCACCTACGCGGCGCAGGAGGGCCTCACATCGTGAGCGGAGCCTCGACACACGTACCGGGACAGCCGGGGAAGCCCGAACAGCCGGGCGGGCGCGGGGAGTCGGAGCCGCAGGACCGGCCGGACCGGACGCGGCGGACGGGCGGCCCGGAGCGCGCGGAGCGGGAGCAGGCGCCCGCGTCCGCGCCACTCGCCGACGAACGGCGCCGCGACAGGCTCACCTGGCAGAAGCTGACGGTGCTGCCGGGAGTGCTCGCGCTCGTGCTGCTCGGCACCTGGCTGTGGTTCCAGGGCGCCGAACTCGACACCATCGCCCGCAACTCCCTCACGGGCGGCAACGTCGTCCTGCGGCTGCGGCAGCACATCGAGATGACGGCGATCTCCACCTTCTTCGTGCTGATCATCGCCATCCCGCTGGGCATCGCCCTCACCCGTCCCGGGCTGCGCAAGGCGACGCCCGTCGCGATGGCGGCGGCCAACCTGGGGCAGGCCGTGCCGTCCCTGGGCCTGCTGGTGCTGCTGGTGTTCTGGCTGAGCATCGGGCAGACCACCGCCGTCGTCGGCATGGTCGTCTACGCGGTCCTGCCGGTGCTCGCCAACACCATCACCGGGCTGCGCAACATCGACCCGGGGCTGACGGAGGCCGCCAAGGGCATCGGGATGTCGCCGCTCGGCGTGCTGGCCAAGGTCGAACTGCCCCTGGCGGTACCGCTGATCCTCGCGGGCGTACGCAACGCCCTCGTACTGAACGTCGGTACGGCCACGCTCGCCACGTTCATCGGCGGCGGCGGCCTGGGAGACCTGATCTCCTCCGGCATCACCAACCAGCGCATGCCGGTGCTGATGCTCGGCTCGATACTCACCGTCGCACTGGCCCTGCTGGTCGACTGGATCGCCTCACTCGTCGAACTGCTGCTGCGCCCGCGCGGCCTGGAGGGATCGTCCTGATGCGCAGGCACGGGCGTACGTACGCACTCGCCGCCGGCGTCACGGCGCTGGCGCTCACCGGCACGCTGAGCGGCTGCGGCCTGGTCAGCGGAAGCCCGATGACCGACAAGGTGCGGCCGGGCAGCGTGGGGGCGGGGCAGCCCCTCAAGGGCGCCCAACTCACCGTCACCTCGAAGGAGTTCACCGAGCAGATCATCCTCGGGAAGGTCATGGGGCTGGTGTTCCGCGCGGCGGGCGCCGACGTCGTCGACCGGACCGCCGTGCAGGGCTCCATCGGGGCGCGCTCCGCCGTGGAGACCGGCACGGCCGACGGCATGTACGAGTACACCGGCACCTCCTGGATCACCTACCTCGGCCACACCAAGCCGGTGGTGGACCCGATGGAGCAGTGGAGGGCCGTACGGGACGAGGACCGGGCGAAGGGCGTCGAGTGGCTCGCGCCGTCCAAGCTCGACAACACCTATGCGCTCGTCGTCAGCGACAGGCTTCAGAAGAAGTACGGCACGAAGACCCTCTCCGACGTGGCCGAACTGACGCGTGAGAAGCCGGAGTCGGCGAGCATCTGCGTCGAGAACGAGTTCGCCTCGCGGCAGGACGGTCTGAAGGGCATGGCGAAGAAGTACGGCATGCGCTTCCCCGAGGGGAAGGTGCACAAGATGGCGGGCGGCGTCGTCTACACCCAGACCGCGCACGGCAAACCGTGCGTCTTCGGCGCCATCGCCGCGACCGACGGCCGCATCCCGGCGCTGAAGCTGAGAATCCTGGAGGACGACAGAAAGTTCTTCCCGAACTACAACGTCGCGCCGGAGATGAACAGCAAGACGATGAAGGAGCACCCGGAGATCGAGAAGCTGCTGGCGCCCATCACCGAGGCGCTGGACAACAAGACGGCGCAGAAGCTCAACGCCAAGGTCGACGTGGACGGTCAGGACCCGCACGACGTCGCCAGGGACTGGCTGGTGCGGGAGGGCTTCATCAAGACCGGCTGAGGGGCCCACGGCTGACGGATTCCACACCGGCGCCCAAGTCGCCGCGGAGCGGCGGGTACCGGCGCCCGGGTCCGTGAACTCCCGTCAGCAGGCGGGCACTCGGCCGCCGCTCTTCAGCGCCCTGAGCGCCTTCACGGCACCGCCGAGCGTGTCGACCGGCACGAGCCGCAGCCCCTTCGGCCGCTCCGCCAGCGCGTCCGCGCACTCGGCACGCGGCACGAGGAATACGCTCGCACCGTCCCGCTTGGCGGCCTTCGTCTTCAGCGGCACCCCGCCCACGGGGCCCACCGTGCCGTCCGCCTTGATCGTGCCCGTACCGGCGATGGTCCGTCCTCCGGTGAGGCCCCCCGCGTCGTCCCCGCCGCCGCTACGGCCGCTGCCGCCGCCGAGCTTGTCGATGATGCCGAGCGAGAAGAACAGCCCCGCGCTGGGGCCGCCCACGTCGGCGAGGCGCAGCGTGACCCGTACATCGCGGGGCGACTTGTGCAACTGCCGCAGGGCCGCCTTGACCGCGGCCGTCTGCGACTTGTGCATCTCGCCCTTGTTGTGCTTCTCGATCTCCTTGAGGGTGTCGCCCACCGGGTAGACGGCCTCGGTCGGCATCGCCGCCCTGTCCGTACGGAACCAGCTCTCGACGACGTCCGGCAGCCGCACCGTCGCTCCCGGCGGCGTCGCGGCGATCGTCGTCATCAGCAGCTTCCCGTCGGCTTCGCCGGTTCTGCGGCCCTTCTCGCCGGAGAGCGTGATGACGGGCTTGTTCTTGCTGTCGCCGATCACGTTCGCGGTGAGGCCGGGCTGCGCCAGTGCGAACGGCAGCGGTGCGAGCGCCGTCACCGCGAGCAGCGCGGCCAGCGGCGCCGCACAGACGAGAAGGGTGCGCTGCCGCCCCGTGAGCCGCCGCGGGCCGAGTACGGCGCCGATGCGGGAGGGCAGCGAGGAACCAGGGGCCGGTGTGTTCACCCCGGCAACCTAACAACAGCGCCTGGTGCGCTCGCCCCTGCGGGCCCGGACCCGGCGGAGTCGACGGAGAGCCACCGCAGGACGCACCGGACTCACCGCCCACACCGGACTCACCGCGCTCACCCGGCTCCCCGCCCACACCGGACTCACCGGGTACGGCCGCCGGGCACCGGGATGTCAGCGCAGCGCGTCGGACACTTCCCTGGCGGCGCGCACCACCCGCTCCCCGACCTGCGGGGGCA from Streptomyces marispadix includes:
- a CDS encoding glycine betaine ABC transporter substrate-binding protein, whose protein sequence is MRRHGRTYALAAGVTALALTGTLSGCGLVSGSPMTDKVRPGSVGAGQPLKGAQLTVTSKEFTEQIILGKVMGLVFRAAGADVVDRTAVQGSIGARSAVETGTADGMYEYTGTSWITYLGHTKPVVDPMEQWRAVRDEDRAKGVEWLAPSKLDNTYALVVSDRLQKKYGTKTLSDVAELTREKPESASICVENEFASRQDGLKGMAKKYGMRFPEGKVHKMAGGVVYTQTAHGKPCVFGAIAATDGRIPALKLRILEDDRKFFPNYNVAPEMNSKTMKEHPEIEKLLAPITEALDNKTAQKLNAKVDVDGQDPHDVARDWLVREGFIKTG
- a CDS encoding ABC transporter permease, with translation MSGASTHVPGQPGKPEQPGGRGESEPQDRPDRTRRTGGPERAEREQAPASAPLADERRRDRLTWQKLTVLPGVLALVLLGTWLWFQGAELDTIARNSLTGGNVVLRLRQHIEMTAISTFFVLIIAIPLGIALTRPGLRKATPVAMAAANLGQAVPSLGLLVLLVFWLSIGQTTAVVGMVVYAVLPVLANTITGLRNIDPGLTEAAKGIGMSPLGVLAKVELPLAVPLILAGVRNALVLNVGTATLATFIGGGGLGDLISSGITNQRMPVLMLGSILTVALALLVDWIASLVELLLRPRGLEGSS
- a CDS encoding ABC transporter permease; amino-acid sequence: MSFWEYLGNRHTQLLADALQHASAVFQCMVAATLLGVAIGVLTYRSEWAADLANTTGATILTVPSLALIGLLIPLVGLGVAPTVIALTLYGLLPIVRNAIVGLRGVDPALVDAARGIGMSRARQLLKVELPLAWPPILTGIRVSTQMLMGIAAIAAFASGPGLGNSIFRGVASLGSANALNQVLAGTLGIVVLALLFDGAYVVVGRLTTPRGIRA
- a CDS encoding ABC transporter ATP-binding protein, which encodes MPETSTPESSAASGATAGAGTGAAGPGGAAASNGPGGTTGATIRLEGLTKRYSGSGTPAVDDVSLEIKAGETVVLVGPSGCGKSTLLKMINRLIEPTSGRIRIDDEDVTGIDAVRLRRKIGYAIQSSGLFPHMTVAQNIAQVPRMLGWPKASIQARVEEMLDLVGLDPAEFQGRYPRRLSGGQQQRVGVARALAADPPVLLMDEPFGAVDPITRDHLQDELIRLQHELRKTIVFVTHDFDEAIKLGDRIAVLREHSHIAQFDTPEAILTNPADDFVSGFVGAGAALKRLNLTRVRDVDVVDFPTATVDEPVERISEMLSAGTTNEVLLLDPKQRPYKWLRRGDLAHAKGSLARAGTLVHDTVTRDATLRDALEAVLTDSGGRVAVTGRRGEYTGVVDLETLMNCVHELLDADRLEAIEHRHSLSEAEAKRTYAAQEGLTS